A genomic segment from Oncorhynchus clarkii lewisi isolate Uvic-CL-2024 chromosome 12, UVic_Ocla_1.0, whole genome shotgun sequence encodes:
- the LOC139420912 gene encoding SPRY domain-containing SOCS box protein 3-like — protein MSRRSRNSRAWRYVWSGIRRDADSRVQVLASESQEWGYERLQYSDSDSEPDYRHVVPPVPSAVPVTGESYCTCDSQAEPSYNPRLRGFHRIKDCHCGEEDQYFDWVWDDSNRSTATLMTCDNRKVNFHTEYSCGTAAIRGSKELADGQHFWEIKMTSPVYGTDMMVGIGTCDVNLDKYRHTFCSLLGKDDDSWGLSYTGLLHHKGDKVNFSSRFGQGSIIGVHLDTWHGTLTFFKNRKCIGVAATALQNKRFYPMVCSTAAKSSMKMIRSCFTPTSLQYLCCARLRQLLPECPDTLSVLPLPPGLRHLLHNKLGWVLSLNNGLLGAPEGEEGRVGGLGSDSTPTPPLAGALSSESDDSEGCSSDPEACQRKRCRWT, from the exons ATGTCAAGGCGGAGCAGGAACAGCCGGGCATGGCGTTACGTATGGAGTGGAATACGGCGAGACGCTGATTCCCGAGTGCAGGTACTGGCCTCAGAGAGTCAGGAGTGGGGCTATGAACGCTTACAG TACAGTGACTCAGACTCTGAGCCAGACTACCGGCACGTGGTGCCACCGGTCCCCAGTGCCGTGCCCGTTACCGGAGAGTCATACTGCACCTGTGACTCCCAGGCCGAGCCCAGCTACAACCCACGTCTCCGGGGCTTCCACCGCATCAAAGACTGCCACTGTGGAGAGGAAGaccagt ACTTCGACTGGGTGTGGGACGACAGTAACCGCTCCACGGCCACGTTGATGACCTGCGACAACCGCAAAGTCAACTTCCACACAGAGTACAGCTGTGGCACAGCAGCCATCAGAGGTTCCAAGGAGCTGGCAGATGGCCAGCACTTCTGGGAGATCAAGATGACATCACCAGTGTACGGGACCGATATG ATGGTAGGCATCGGAACCTGTGACGTGAACCTGGATAAGTACAGACATACCTTCTGCAGCCTGTTGGGGAAAGATGATGACAGCTGGGGTCTCTCCTACACTG GTCTGTTGCATCATAAAGGAGACAAGGTGAACTTCTCCTCACGTTTCGGCCAGGGCTCAATCATCGGAGTGCACCTGGACACATGGCACGGAACACTCACCTTCTTTAAGAACCGCAAGTGCATAG GCGTGGCGGCTACGGCGCTACAGAACAAGCGTTTCTACCCCATGGTGTGTTCCACAGCAGCCAAGAGCAGCATGAAGATGATCCGCTCCTGCTTCACGCCCACTTCCCTGCAGTACCTGTGCTGTGCCCGCCTCCGCCAGCTCCTCCCTGAGTGCCCAGACACCCTGAGCGTCCTGCCGCTGCCCCCTGGCCTGCGCCACCTGCTGCACAATAAGCTGGGCTGGGTCCTCAGCCTCAACAACGGCCTCCTGGGGGCCCCAGAGGGGGAAGAAGGCAGGGTGGGGGGCTTGGGGTCTGACTCAACCCCTACGCCCCCCTTGGCCGGGGCCTTGTCCTCTGAAAGCGATGACTCTGAGGGGTGTTCGTCGGACCCTGAGGCATGTCAGAGGAAGAGATGTCGTTGGACGTGA